A DNA window from Buttiauxella agrestis contains the following coding sequences:
- a CDS encoding nucleoside-specific channel-forming protein Tsx produces MKKIILAASTVLALSSSFTAQADDAKNTEYLSDWWHQSVNVVGSYHTRFGPKITNDVYLEYEAFAKKDWLDFYGYIDIPKTFEWGNGNDKGIWDDGSRMFMEIEPRFSIDKLTGTSLAFGPFKEWYIANNYIYDMGAHGDDASKQNTWYMGLGTDIDTGLPMSLSLNVYAKYQWQNYGASNENEWDGYRFKVKYFVPITSLWGGNLSYIGFTNFDWGSDLGDDNFIDNKGKHARTSNSIASSHILALNYDHWHYSVVARYWHNGGQWADNASLNFGDGDFNVRSTGWGGYFVVGYNF; encoded by the coding sequence ATGAAAAAAATTATTTTGGCGGCTAGTACCGTCCTGGCGCTTTCAAGTTCTTTCACGGCTCAGGCCGACGATGCAAAAAATACTGAATACCTCTCTGATTGGTGGCACCAAAGTGTCAACGTGGTAGGCAGCTACCACACTCGTTTCGGACCAAAAATCACTAACGACGTCTACCTGGAATATGAAGCGTTTGCCAAAAAAGATTGGTTAGATTTTTATGGCTACATCGATATTCCAAAAACCTTCGAGTGGGGCAACGGCAACGATAAGGGTATCTGGGATGACGGTTCTCGTATGTTTATGGAGATCGAACCCCGCTTCTCTATCGACAAGCTGACCGGCACCAGCCTGGCATTTGGTCCATTTAAAGAATGGTACATCGCCAACAACTATATCTACGATATGGGTGCTCACGGCGACGATGCCAGCAAACAAAACACCTGGTACATGGGTCTGGGTACTGACATCGACACCGGTCTGCCGATGAGCCTGTCTCTGAACGTGTATGCAAAATACCAGTGGCAGAACTATGGCGCGTCCAACGAAAACGAGTGGGATGGCTACCGTTTCAAAGTGAAATACTTTGTGCCGATTACTTCCCTGTGGGGCGGTAATCTGAGCTACATCGGCTTCACCAACTTCGACTGGGGTTCTGATCTGGGCGATGACAACTTCATCGATAATAAGGGCAAACACGCCCGTACCAGCAACTCCATCGCTTCAAGCCATATCCTTGCGCTGAACTACGATCACTGGCATTACTCTGTGGTTGCTCGTTACTGGCACAACGGTGGTCAGTGGGCAGATAACGCCAGCCTGAACTTCGGTGATGGTGATTTCAACGTGCGTTCTACCGGTTGGGGTGGTTACTTCGTGGTTGGTTACAACTTCTAA
- the secF gene encoding protein translocase subunit SecF produces the protein MAQEYTVEQLNYGRRVHDFMRWDFWAFGISGFLLILSIAIIGVKGFNWGLDFTGGTVIEISLEKPADLDQMREALQKAGFAEPLVQNFGSSRDIMVRMPPAQGETGGQVLGSKVVQVINEATNQNAGVKRIEFVGPSVGADLAQNGALALLAALISILVYVGFRFEWRLAAGVVIALMHDVVITLGVLSLFHIEIDLTIVASLMSVIGYSLNDSIVVSDRIRENFRKIRRGTPYEIFNVSLTQTLHRTLITSGTTLVVILMLYLFGGAMLKGFSLTMLIGVSIGTVSSIYVASALALKLGMKREHMLQQKVEKEGADQPSILP, from the coding sequence GTGGCACAGGAATATACTGTTGAACAATTAAACTACGGCCGTAGAGTCCATGACTTTATGCGCTGGGATTTCTGGGCTTTCGGTATCTCCGGGTTCCTGTTAATCCTTTCTATCGCCATTATCGGTGTGAAAGGTTTTAACTGGGGTCTGGATTTCACTGGCGGTACGGTTATCGAAATCTCGCTGGAAAAACCAGCAGATTTAGACCAGATGCGCGAAGCACTGCAGAAAGCGGGCTTTGCGGAGCCGCTGGTTCAGAACTTCGGTAGCAGCCGTGACATCATGGTGCGCATGCCACCTGCCCAAGGGGAAACCGGTGGGCAAGTGCTGGGCAGCAAGGTTGTTCAGGTTATTAACGAAGCGACTAACCAGAATGCTGGCGTAAAACGTATCGAATTTGTCGGCCCAAGTGTGGGTGCGGATCTGGCTCAGAATGGTGCACTGGCGTTGTTAGCCGCGCTTATCTCGATTCTGGTTTATGTTGGCTTCCGCTTTGAGTGGCGTCTGGCTGCGGGTGTGGTAATTGCGTTGATGCACGACGTGGTGATTACTCTGGGCGTGCTGTCGCTATTCCACATTGAGATTGACCTGACAATCGTCGCATCGTTGATGTCAGTTATCGGTTACTCACTGAACGACAGTATCGTGGTATCGGACCGTATTCGTGAGAACTTCCGTAAGATTCGTCGTGGTACGCCGTATGAAATCTTCAACGTTTCTTTGACGCAAACGCTGCATCGTACGTTGATTACTTCTGGTACTACTTTAGTCGTGATTCTGATGCTGTATCTCTTCGGTGGAGCAATGCTGAAAGGCTTCTCCCTGACGATGCTCATCGGTGTTTCTATCGGTACGGTTTCTTCTATCTATGTCGCGTCTGCACTGGCGCTGAAACTGGGCATGAAGCGTGAGCACATGCTGCAGCAGAAAGTAGAGAAAGAAGGCGCGGATCAGCCGTCGATTCTGCCTTAA